The following proteins come from a genomic window of Deinococcus aerius:
- the murQ gene encoding N-acetylmuramic acid 6-phosphate etherase — protein sequence MTIPPTSTSIPVQRSTEALDPNHADLDRLDPLALVQAFADDQRAAVEAVRSATPALARVVEAALPRLESGGRLVYVGAGTSGRLGVLDATELTPTFSWPPERAVPLIAGGERAIRQAVEGAEDDAAAGANDVRAANVGPGDVLIALAASGTTPYVLGAVEAARSLGALTVGIANNPGTPLLAAVDCPVALDTGPEVISGSTRLKAGTAQKIALNTLSSALMVRLGKVYGNLMVDVRTSNAKLEDRAVRLTCHGAGVSESEARAALAQAGGSVKTALVMLRLGLSVQEAEARLAAAGGHARAALGEG from the coding sequence ATGACGATCCCTCCCACATCCACCTCCATTCCCGTTCAGCGCAGCACCGAGGCGCTCGACCCGAACCACGCGGACCTCGACCGGCTGGACCCGCTGGCCCTCGTCCAGGCCTTTGCCGACGACCAGCGTGCCGCTGTCGAGGCGGTGAGGTCCGCAACTCCCGCGCTCGCCCGGGTGGTGGAGGCGGCCCTTCCCCGCTTGGAGAGCGGCGGACGGCTGGTGTACGTGGGCGCGGGCACGAGTGGGCGGCTGGGTGTCCTCGACGCGACCGAACTCACGCCCACCTTCTCCTGGCCGCCGGAACGAGCAGTGCCGTTGATTGCTGGAGGGGAGCGAGCAATCCGGCAGGCGGTGGAGGGCGCAGAGGATGATGCGGCAGCGGGTGCGAACGATGTGCGCGCGGCAAATGTGGGGCCAGGGGACGTGCTGATTGCGCTCGCGGCGAGCGGCACGACCCCCTACGTGCTGGGGGCGGTGGAAGCCGCGCGCTCACTCGGGGCGCTGACGGTGGGCATCGCCAACAATCCCGGCACGCCGCTGCTGGCCGCCGTGGACTGCCCCGTGGCCCTCGACACCGGCCCCGAGGTCATCAGCGGCAGCACGCGGTTGAAGGCCGGGACCGCGCAGAAGATCGCGCTGAATACGCTCTCCAGCGCCCTGATGGTGCGGCTGGGCAAGGTGTACGGCAACCTGATGGTGGACGTGCGGACCAGCAATGCGAAGCTGGAGGACCGGGCCGTGCGGCTCACCTGCCACGGGGCGGGCGTGTCCGAATCGGAGGCCCGCGCCGCCCTCGCCCAGGCGGGCGGCAGCGTGAAAACCGCGCTCGTGATGCTGCGGCTGGGCCTGAGTGTTCAGGAGGCCGAGGCCCGGCTGGCGGCGGCGGGGGGACATGCCCGGGCCGCCCTGGGGGAGGGGTGA